The following coding sequences are from one Xiphophorus couchianus chromosome 22, X_couchianus-1.0, whole genome shotgun sequence window:
- the kif20ba gene encoding kinesin-like protein KIF20B isoform X4, producing the protein MTDSCLNQTDLRRLAEDGKNKLSAEFIPSPELPHSCMEDKEHLQVYLRIRPLTSAERSNGESQDCVAMETPDTVLLKPPSLSLLARLSSDKSLPQTGQRFQFSRVYGPETTQSELFEGTVKDLVKNVLEGENSLIFTYGITNSGKTFTFLGPDSEAEAGILPRALHLIFSSIGDNVFQGLSVKPHRCREFLALSRQQQADEALFKNSLLKQLRENEKSSSSLQNATSKTWFEAVCRVLEGLLSAGSTAPQPSTAAQDRIILDVKPNTKFSVWVSFCEIYNENILDLLEVAQSGALRRPALRLAQDANSNSYVKDLRWVQVSSAEEAFRVVKLGRRNQSFSSTRLNQLSSRSHSIFSIRILSVEDSDPPRVHTISELCLCDLAGSERCAKTQNKGERLKEAGNINASLLSLGKCIKALRYNQQAKLLQHIPFRESKLTHYLQGFFCGRGRACMIVNINQCASMYDETLNVLKFSAVAQKVVVLISRPLPAVASCSDSSSFRASGRRSAGWETSLEDVLEDEEEEEEEEEDSVMEDTMDQTTNGGEEEEVINKGMHEQQVALLRQLQVQLKMERSENLLLEARVREEISREFSELFSDMQKDYDERLVREREILEERGERRLEIFKNLVKNLSSAGCSSDSVTMDRFLSCQASELPGASHFSLGSGPTEKKPEDDQNHEHRADEAEEKKWLLLQLQEKSVQVAQLEQQLEDLKKKTELGSQNSSDRGKDKDQLQEALTALQKEQTKREELMAALEYQTLGKEEALASLQEERRAREEVQSALEESRRQQQEPRVAEQVEVQTAVHLQPAVEELEEKIQDQSYQIHVLTEELQQLKQLHTPVFSYSDGVDIQLWKEVSELSKRLEEEKKRSETKQKLIQQLDEERKQREAAIEQQVRELQRKLEEQEELRVQLESQREASNQEAEQLHLKLRLQQEAAEKLRDDLREAELHSNTASTSAEDLHRVNSDLRKEITSLKEEASSEMEQMRREKDRQLEEKLAEMERRSAEREAELLEELQEAERKVAALQENLHQSEQKVATLQEAEQKVATLQENLHQSEQKVATLLKNLHQSEQKVATLQEAEQKVATLQENLHQSEQKVATLQENLHQSEQKVVTLQETLHQSEQKVATLLKNLHQSEQKVATLQENLHQSEQKVVNLQETLHQSEQKVATLQEAERKIATLQENLQESQQLAVTLQRKLQEVEQQVATLQEKLQETERREEEKNLAAQEVRRKEVERRQELLAVAHEALAEKDAELEKKAGEISRLKLEAQEEAQQVKSLRLELQRKEDDSSDLREKLADYRKQVQQVQKEVSAMRAEETALKQKLSDSEKTKKQLQSDLSSRDRTIQQLRAEQQDSKAAQLYQEACKELQAKQQVMEDMRLALTEQEETQQQMEQVLDDKMRLMQELSAEVEKLKGKLLEQNRGSGRPSDDLGLARDEASRAQQSLKVLTEKQQAERRKWQEEKLSLIGQAKEAEDKRNQEMRKFAEDRERYCRQQSLLESRLEEKEAAMESWRAERDTLVAALEVQLQKLLASQADKDKLIKELQQQSAASPAGANGGRRSLRVAELQAALVEKEAEIERLKENLQKNTAEQSDSSALAKKAKAEPLQPERRETRSSASSRGSSGFPSVLESSEVSTETGRTSRFPRPELEISFSPLQPNRLALRRQGDDSAVTVKISRTGRKRKSGEMEKSHIFRRTKRRTARQEEVETENRRNTRTKLTPKLSPRTEESATSQSSLRSRKDGTLQKIGDFLQRSPTVLGSGAKKMMSLVSGRVDAQSASSSSSSSSPLRLTTKRSRKKLYRPEISCPMEMPSHPIINQETKDGDGSQQIKLRLRSRVAKC; encoded by the exons ATGACTGACTCCTGCCTGAACCAGACTGACCTACGAAGACTCGCTGAAGATGGGAAAAATAAACTCTCAGCAGAGTTCATCCCCTCACCAGAACTACCG cATTCCTGCATGGAGGATAAAGAACACCTGCAGGTTTACCTCAGAATCCGACCCTTGACCTCAGCAGAAAGAAGCAATGGAGAGTCACAG gactgtgttgccatggaaaccccAGATACGGTTCTCCTGAAGCCTCCCAGTCTGTCCCTTTTGGCCCGGCTCAGCAGTGATAAATCCCTTCCTCAGACCGGCCAGCGCTTCCAGTTCTCCAGG GTTTACGGCCCAGAAACGACACAAAGTGAGCTGTTTGAAGGCACCGTCAAAGATCTGGTCAAAAATGTCCTGGAAGGAGAAAACTCTCTGATTTTCACCTATGGAATCACCAACTCTGGGAAGACCTTCACGTTCCTCG GTCCCGACTCTGAAGCTGAAGCTGGAATCCTGCCCCGGGCGCTGCACCTCATCTTCAGCAGCATCGGTGACAATGTGTTCCAGGGCCTGAGCGTCAAGCCGCACCGCTGCAGGGAGTTCCTGGCTCTGAGCCGCCAGCAGCAGGCCGACGAGGCGCTGTTCAAGAACAGCCTGCTCAAACAACTCAGAGAG aatgagaagagcagcagcagcctgcagAACGCGACCAGCAAGACTTGGTTTGAAG ctgtcTGTAGGGTTTTAGAAGGTCTGTTGTCTGCAGGCTCCACGGCGCCGCAGCCCAGTACTGCAGCCCAAGACAGAATCATCCTGGACGTCAAACCCAACACCAAGTTCTCCGTCTGGGTCTCCTTCTGTGAGATCTACAACGAGAACATCCTCGACCTCCTGGAGGTGGCACAGAGCGGGGCGCTGCGCAGGCCGGCTCTGCGGCTGGCACAGGACGCCAACAGCAACTCCTACGTGAAAG ATCTACGCTGGGTCCAGGTGAGCAGTGCTGAGGAGGCGTTCAGAGTGGTGAAACTGGGCCGGAGGAACCAGAGCTTCTCCTCCACCCGCCTCAACCAACTCTCCAGCAGGAG TCACAGCATCTTCTCCATCCGGATTCTGAGCGTAGAGGACAGCGACCCGCCCAGAGTCCACACCATCAGCGA GTTGTGTCTGTGTGACCTGGCTGGCTCCGAGCGATGTGCCAAGACTCAGAACAAAGGAGAGCGCCTGAAGGAGGCAGGAAACATCAACGCCTCACTGCTCAGCTTGGGGAAGTGCATCAAAGCTCTACGCTACAACCAGCAGGCCAA GCTGCTGCAGCACATTCCCTTCAGGGAGAGCAAGCTCACACACTACCTGCAGGGCTTCTTCTGCGGCCGGGGCAGAGCCTGCATGATTGTCAACATCAACCAGTGCGCCTCCATGTACGACGAGACCCTCAACGTCCTCAAGTTCTCCGCCGTGGCCCAGAAG GTGGTCGTCCTGATCTCCAGGCCGCTCCCTGCCGTCGCGTCCTGCAGTGACTCCTCCTCCTTCAGAGCCTCAGGGAGGAGGAGCGCCGGCTGGGAGACCAGTCTGGAGGACGTTctggaggatgaggaggaggaggaggaggaagaagaagacagtGTCATGGAGGACACTATGGATCAGACGACCAacggaggagaagaagaggaagtcATCAACAAAGGGATGCATGAG cagcaggtggcGCTGTTGAGGCAACTGCAGGTCCAGCTGAAGATGGAGCGCTCGGAGAACCTGCTGCTGGAGGCCCGGGTCAGAGAGGAGATCAGTCGCGAGTTCTCAGAGCTGTTCTCCGACATGCAGAAGGACTACGA tgagCGCCTGGTCAGGGAGAGGGAGATCCTGGAGGAGCGAGGTGAAAGGAGGCTGGAGATCTTCAAGAACCTGGTCAAGAACTTGTCCTCAGCTGGCTGCAGCTCGGACTCGGTCACCATG GACAGATTTCTGAGCTGTCAGGCCTCTGAGCTGCCAGGTGCATCTCACTTCAGCCTCGGATCCGGACCGACTGAAAAGAAACCTGAAGACGATCAGAACCACGAGCACAGAG ctgatgaagcagaagaaaagaaatggctTCTTCTTCAGCTCCAGGAAAAGTCAGTGCAGGTGGCCCAGttggagcagcagctggaggacctgaagaagaagacagaacTGGGCTCACAGAACAGCTCTGATCGAGGCAAAGATAAAGATCAGCTCCAG GAAGCTCTGACTGCGCTTCAGAAGGAGCAGACGAAGAGAGAGGAGCTGATGGCTGCGCTGGAGTACCAGACTCTGGGGAAGGAGGAGGCGCTGGCCTCCCTCCAGGAGGAGCGCAGAGCCAGGGAGGAGGTGCAGTCTGCTCTGGAGGAGAGCcggcggcagcagcaggagcCCCGAGTGGCGGAGCAGGTGGAGGTGCAGACTGCAGTCCACCTGCAGCCTgctgtggaggagctggaggagaagatCCAGGATCAGTCCTACCAGATCCACGTCCTcacagaggagctgcagcagctaaaGCAGCTGCACACGCCTGTTTTCTCTTACTCTGACGGCGTCGACATCCAGCTGTGGAAGGAAGTCTCTGAGCTCAGCAagaggctggaggaggagaagaagaggagcgAGACGAAGCAGAAACTCATCCAGCAGCTggatgaggagaggaaacaaagAGAGGCCGCAATAGAGCAGCAGGTCAGagagctgcagaggaagctTGAGGAGCAGGAAGAACTGCGAGTCCAGCTGGAATCCCAACGGGAAGCGTCCAATCAGGAAGCAGAGCAGCTGCATCTGAAGCTCAGActgcagcaggaagctgcagagaaactgagAGACGACCTGAGAGAAGCTGAGCTCCACAGCAACACCGCCTCAACCAGCGCTGAAGACCTGCACAGGGTGAACTCTGACCTCCGGAAGGAGATCACGTCCCTGAAGGAAGAGGCTTCCTCTGAGATGGAGCAGATGAGACGAGAGAAGGACCggcagctggaggagaagcTGGCTGAGATGGAGAGAAGATCTGCTGAGAGGGAAgcagagctgctggaggagctgcaggaagcAGAGCGAAAGGTCGCAGCCCTGCAGGAGAACCTGCATCAGTCAGAGCAAAAGGTTGCGACCCTGCAGGAAGCAGAGCAAAAGGTCGCGACCCTGCAGGAGAACCTGCATCAGTCAGAGCAAAAGGTTGCGACCCTGCTGAAGAATCTGCATCAGTCAGAGCAAAAGGTTGCGACCCTGCAGGAAGCAGAGCAAAAGGTCGCGACCCTGCAGGAGAACCTGCATCAGTCAGAGCAAAAG GTCGCGACCCTGCAGGAGAACCTGCATCAGTCAGAGCAAAAGGTCGTGACCCTGCAGGAGACCCTGCATCAGTCAGAGCAAAAGGTTGCGACCCTGCTGAAGAATCTGCATCAGTCAGAGCAAAAG GTCGCGACCCTGCAGGAGAACCTGCATCAGTCAGAGCAAAAGGTTGTGAACCTGCAGGAGACCCTGCATCAGTCAGAGCAAAAGGTCGCAACCCTGCAGGAGGCAGAACGAAAGATTGCAACCTTGCAGGAGAATCTGCAGGAGTCACAACAACTGGCCGTAACTCTGCAAAGGAAACTGCAGGAAGTTGAGCAACAGGTGGCGACCTTGCAGGAGAAGCTGCAGGAAACAGAGCGAcgggaggaggagaagaaccTTGCTGCCCAGGAAGTGAGGAGGAAGGAGGTGGAGCGGCGGCAGGAGCTGCTGGCTGTGGCTCATGAGGCCTTAGCTGAGAAGGATGCCGAGCTGGAGAAGAAAGCCGGGGAGATCAGCAG GCTGAAGCTGGAGGCTCAAGAGGAGGCGCAGCAGGTGAAGAGCCTCCGTCTGGAGCTTCAGAGGAAGGAGGATGACTCGTCCGACCTCAGAGAGAAGCTGGCTGACTACAGGAAGCAGGTCCAGCAGGTCCAGAAGGAG GTGTCGGCCATGAGAGCAGAGGAGACGGCCCTGAAGCAGAAGCTTTCTGACTCGGAAAAAACCAAGAAGCAGCTGCAGTCGGACCTGAGCAGCAGAGACAGAACCATCCAGCAGCTCAGAGCC GAGCAACAGGACTCTAAGGCTGCCCAGCTCTACCAGGAGGCCTGTAAAG agctgcaggCCAAGCAGCAGGTGATGGAGGACATGCGGCTGGCGCTGACGGAGCAGGAGGAGACGCAGCAGCAGATGGAGCAGGTCCTGGACGACAAGATGCGTCTGATGCAGGAGCTCTCTGCAG AGGTGGAGAAGCTGAAGGGGAAGCTGCTGGAGCAGAACAGAGGGTCCGGCCGACCTTCAGACGATCTCGGGCTGGCCAGAGACGAAGCTTCCCGAGCCCAGCAGAGCTTAAAG GTGTTGACAGAGAAACAGCAGGCTGAAcgcaggaagtggcaggaggagAAGCTGTCTCTGATTGGCCAGGCCAAAGAGGCAGAGGACAAGAGGAACCAAGAGATGAGGAAGTTTGCTGAAGACCGAGAGCGCTACTGTCGCCAGCAGAGCCTCCTG GAGTCCAGgctggaggagaaggaggcAGCCATGGAGAGCTGGAGGGCGGAGCGGGACACGCTGGTCGCCGCTCTGGAGGTACAGCTGCAGAAGCTGCTGGCCAGCCAGGCGGACAAAGACAAGCTCATcaaggagctgcagcagcagagcgcAGCATCACCAGCTGGG gcTAATGGTGGCCGTCGTTCTCTCAGAGTGGCAGAGCTGCAGGCAGCTCTAGTGGAGAAGGAAGCAGAGATCGAGCGGCTGAAGGAAAACCTccagaaaaacacagcagagcag aGTGACAGTTCTGCTCTGGCTAAGAAAGCAAAGGCTGAACCGCTGCAGCCAGAGAGGAGGGAGACAAGATCGTCTGCCAGCAGTCGG GGTTCGTCCGGCTTCCCCTCGGTGCTGGAGTCCTCCGAGGTTTCCACGGAAACGGGCCGGACGAGCCGCTTCCCCCGGCCGGAGTTGGAGATCTCGTTCAGCCCGCTGCAGCCCAACCGCCTGGCGCTGCGGCGGCAGGGCGACGACAGCGCCGTCACCGTCAAGATCAGCCGGACTGGACGCAAGAGGAAGAGCGGCGAGATGGAGAAG tctCACATTTTCAGGAGGACTAAGAGACGAACAGCACGCCAG GAGGAAGTGGAGACGGAGAACCGGAGGAACACCAGAACCAAACTCACACCAAAGCTGAGCCCACGGACAGAGGAG AGCGCTACCTCCCAGAGCAGCCTCCGCAGCAGGAAGGACGGCACGCTGCAGAAGATCGGAGACTTCCTGCAGAGGTCCCCGACCGTGCTGGGCTCTGGAG CCAAGAAGATGATGAGCCTGGTCAGCGGCCGTGTGGATGCCCAGtcagcctcttcctcctcttcctcctcttcccccCTCCGTTTGACGACCaagaggagcagaaagaaaCTCTACAGGCCTGAAATCTCCTGCCCCATGGAAATGCCCTCCCACCCG ATTATTAACCAGGAGACGAAGGACGGCGACGGCAGCCAGCAGATCAAGCTGCGCCTCCGCTCCAGAGTGGCTAAATGCTAG
- the kif20ba gene encoding kinesin-like protein KIF20B isoform X24, whose product MTDSCLNQTDLRRLAEDGKNKLSAEFIPSPELPHSCMEDKEHLQVYLRIRPLTSAERSNGESQDCVAMETPDTVLLKPPSLSLLARLSSDKSLPQTGQRFQFSRVYGPETTQSELFEGTVKDLVKNVLEGENSLIFTYGITNSGKTFTFLGPDSEAEAGILPRALHLIFSSIGDNVFQGLSVKPHRCREFLALSRQQQADEALFKNSLLKQLRENEKSSSSLQNATSKTWFEAVCRVLEGLLSAGSTAPQPSTAAQDRIILDVKPNTKFSVWVSFCEIYNENILDLLEVAQSGALRRPALRLAQDANSNSYVKDLRWVQVSSAEEAFRVVKLGRRNQSFSSTRLNQLSSRSHSIFSIRILSVEDSDPPRVHTISELCLCDLAGSERCAKTQNKGERLKEAGNINASLLSLGKCIKALRYNQQAKLLQHIPFRESKLTHYLQGFFCGRGRACMIVNINQCASMYDETLNVLKFSAVAQKVVVLISRPLPAVASCSDSSSFRASGRRSAGWETSLEDVLEDEEEEEEEEEDSVMEDTMDQTTNGGEEEEVINKGMHEQQVALLRQLQVQLKMERSENLLLEARVREEISREFSELFSDMQKDYDERLVREREILEERGERRLEIFKNLVKNLSSAGCSSDSVTMDRFLSCQASELPGASHFSLGSGPTEKKPEDDQNHEHRADEAEEKKWLLLQLQEKSVQVAQLEQQLEDLKKKTELGSQNSSDRGKDKDQLQEALTALQKEQTKREELMAALEYQTLGKEEALASLQEERRAREEVQSALEESRRQQQEPRVAEQVEVQTAVHLQPAVEELEEKIQDQSYQIHVLTEELQQLKQLHTPVFSYSDGVDIQLWKEVSELSKRLEEEKKRSETKQKLIQQLDEERKQREAAIEQQVRELQRKLEEQEELRVQLESQREASNQEAEQLHLKLRLQQEAAEKLRDDLREAELHSNTASTSAEDLHRVNSDLRKEITSLKEEASSEMEQMRREKDRQLEEKLAEMERRSAEREAELLEELQEAEQKVATLQENLHQSEQKVATLQEAEQKVATLQENLHQSEQKVVTLQETLHQSEQKVATLLKNLHQSEQKVATLQENLHQSEQKVVNLQETLHQSEQKVATLQEAERKIATLQENLQESQQLAVTLQRKLQEVEQQVATLQEKLQETERREEEKNLAAQEVRRKEVERRQELLAVAHEALAEKDAELEKKAGEISRLKLEAQEEAQQVKSLRLELQRKEDDSSDLREKLADYRKQVQQVQKEVSAMRAEETALKQKLSDSEKTKKQLQSDLSSRDRTIQQLRAEQQDSKAAQLYQEACKELQAKQQVMEDMRLALTEQEETQQQMEQVLDDKMRLMQELSAEVEKLKGKLLEQNRGSGRPSDDLGLARDEASRAQQSLKVLTEKQQAERRKWQEEKLSLIGQAKEAEDKRNQEMRKFAEDRERYCRQQSLLESRLEEKEAAMESWRAERDTLVAALEVQLQKLLASQADKDKLIKELQQQSAASPAGANGGRRSLRVAELQAALVEKEAEIERLKENLQKNTAEQSDSSALAKKAKAEPLQPERRETRSSASSRGSSGFPSVLESSEVSTETGRTSRFPRPELEISFSPLQPNRLALRRQGDDSAVTVKISRTGRKRKSGEMEKSHIFRRTKRRTARQEEVETENRRNTRTKLTPKLSPRTEESATSQSSLRSRKDGTLQKIGDFLQRSPTVLGSGAKKMMSLVSGRVDAQSASSSSSSSSPLRLTTKRSRKKLYRPEISCPMEMPSHPIINQETKDGDGSQQIKLRLRSRVAKC is encoded by the exons ATGACTGACTCCTGCCTGAACCAGACTGACCTACGAAGACTCGCTGAAGATGGGAAAAATAAACTCTCAGCAGAGTTCATCCCCTCACCAGAACTACCG cATTCCTGCATGGAGGATAAAGAACACCTGCAGGTTTACCTCAGAATCCGACCCTTGACCTCAGCAGAAAGAAGCAATGGAGAGTCACAG gactgtgttgccatggaaaccccAGATACGGTTCTCCTGAAGCCTCCCAGTCTGTCCCTTTTGGCCCGGCTCAGCAGTGATAAATCCCTTCCTCAGACCGGCCAGCGCTTCCAGTTCTCCAGG GTTTACGGCCCAGAAACGACACAAAGTGAGCTGTTTGAAGGCACCGTCAAAGATCTGGTCAAAAATGTCCTGGAAGGAGAAAACTCTCTGATTTTCACCTATGGAATCACCAACTCTGGGAAGACCTTCACGTTCCTCG GTCCCGACTCTGAAGCTGAAGCTGGAATCCTGCCCCGGGCGCTGCACCTCATCTTCAGCAGCATCGGTGACAATGTGTTCCAGGGCCTGAGCGTCAAGCCGCACCGCTGCAGGGAGTTCCTGGCTCTGAGCCGCCAGCAGCAGGCCGACGAGGCGCTGTTCAAGAACAGCCTGCTCAAACAACTCAGAGAG aatgagaagagcagcagcagcctgcagAACGCGACCAGCAAGACTTGGTTTGAAG ctgtcTGTAGGGTTTTAGAAGGTCTGTTGTCTGCAGGCTCCACGGCGCCGCAGCCCAGTACTGCAGCCCAAGACAGAATCATCCTGGACGTCAAACCCAACACCAAGTTCTCCGTCTGGGTCTCCTTCTGTGAGATCTACAACGAGAACATCCTCGACCTCCTGGAGGTGGCACAGAGCGGGGCGCTGCGCAGGCCGGCTCTGCGGCTGGCACAGGACGCCAACAGCAACTCCTACGTGAAAG ATCTACGCTGGGTCCAGGTGAGCAGTGCTGAGGAGGCGTTCAGAGTGGTGAAACTGGGCCGGAGGAACCAGAGCTTCTCCTCCACCCGCCTCAACCAACTCTCCAGCAGGAG TCACAGCATCTTCTCCATCCGGATTCTGAGCGTAGAGGACAGCGACCCGCCCAGAGTCCACACCATCAGCGA GTTGTGTCTGTGTGACCTGGCTGGCTCCGAGCGATGTGCCAAGACTCAGAACAAAGGAGAGCGCCTGAAGGAGGCAGGAAACATCAACGCCTCACTGCTCAGCTTGGGGAAGTGCATCAAAGCTCTACGCTACAACCAGCAGGCCAA GCTGCTGCAGCACATTCCCTTCAGGGAGAGCAAGCTCACACACTACCTGCAGGGCTTCTTCTGCGGCCGGGGCAGAGCCTGCATGATTGTCAACATCAACCAGTGCGCCTCCATGTACGACGAGACCCTCAACGTCCTCAAGTTCTCCGCCGTGGCCCAGAAG GTGGTCGTCCTGATCTCCAGGCCGCTCCCTGCCGTCGCGTCCTGCAGTGACTCCTCCTCCTTCAGAGCCTCAGGGAGGAGGAGCGCCGGCTGGGAGACCAGTCTGGAGGACGTTctggaggatgaggaggaggaggaggaggaagaagaagacagtGTCATGGAGGACACTATGGATCAGACGACCAacggaggagaagaagaggaagtcATCAACAAAGGGATGCATGAG cagcaggtggcGCTGTTGAGGCAACTGCAGGTCCAGCTGAAGATGGAGCGCTCGGAGAACCTGCTGCTGGAGGCCCGGGTCAGAGAGGAGATCAGTCGCGAGTTCTCAGAGCTGTTCTCCGACATGCAGAAGGACTACGA tgagCGCCTGGTCAGGGAGAGGGAGATCCTGGAGGAGCGAGGTGAAAGGAGGCTGGAGATCTTCAAGAACCTGGTCAAGAACTTGTCCTCAGCTGGCTGCAGCTCGGACTCGGTCACCATG GACAGATTTCTGAGCTGTCAGGCCTCTGAGCTGCCAGGTGCATCTCACTTCAGCCTCGGATCCGGACCGACTGAAAAGAAACCTGAAGACGATCAGAACCACGAGCACAGAG ctgatgaagcagaagaaaagaaatggctTCTTCTTCAGCTCCAGGAAAAGTCAGTGCAGGTGGCCCAGttggagcagcagctggaggacctgaagaagaagacagaacTGGGCTCACAGAACAGCTCTGATCGAGGCAAAGATAAAGATCAGCTCCAG GAAGCTCTGACTGCGCTTCAGAAGGAGCAGACGAAGAGAGAGGAGCTGATGGCTGCGCTGGAGTACCAGACTCTGGGGAAGGAGGAGGCGCTGGCCTCCCTCCAGGAGGAGCGCAGAGCCAGGGAGGAGGTGCAGTCTGCTCTGGAGGAGAGCcggcggcagcagcaggagcCCCGAGTGGCGGAGCAGGTGGAGGTGCAGACTGCAGTCCACCTGCAGCCTgctgtggaggagctggaggagaagatCCAGGATCAGTCCTACCAGATCCACGTCCTcacagaggagctgcagcagctaaaGCAGCTGCACACGCCTGTTTTCTCTTACTCTGACGGCGTCGACATCCAGCTGTGGAAGGAAGTCTCTGAGCTCAGCAagaggctggaggaggagaagaagaggagcgAGACGAAGCAGAAACTCATCCAGCAGCTggatgaggagaggaaacaaagAGAGGCCGCAATAGAGCAGCAGGTCAGagagctgcagaggaagctTGAGGAGCAGGAAGAACTGCGAGTCCAGCTGGAATCCCAACGGGAAGCGTCCAATCAGGAAGCAGAGCAGCTGCATCTGAAGCTCAGActgcagcaggaagctgcagagaaactgagAGACGACCTGAGAGAAGCTGAGCTCCACAGCAACACCGCCTCAACCAGCGCTGAAGACCTGCACAGGGTGAACTCTGACCTCCGGAAGGAGATCACGTCCCTGAAGGAAGAGGCTTCCTCTGAGATGGAGCAGATGAGACGAGAGAAGGACCggcagctggaggagaagcTGGCTGAGATGGAGAGAAGATCTGCTGAGAGGGAAgcagagctgctggaggagctgcag GAAGCAGAGCAAAAGGTCGCGACCCTGCAGGAGAACCTGCATCAGTCAGAGCAAAAGGTTGCGACCCTGCAGGAAGCAGAGCAAAAGGTCGCGACCCTGCAGGAGAACCTGCATCAGTCAGAGCAAAAGGTCGTGACCCTGCAGGAGACCCTGCATCAGTCAGAGCAAAAGGTTGCGACCCTGCTGAAGAATCTGCATCAGTCAGAGCAAAAG GTCGCGACCCTGCAGGAGAACCTGCATCAGTCAGAGCAAAAGGTTGTGAACCTGCAGGAGACCCTGCATCAGTCAGAGCAAAAGGTCGCAACCCTGCAGGAGGCAGAACGAAAGATTGCAACCTTGCAGGAGAATCTGCAGGAGTCACAACAACTGGCCGTAACTCTGCAAAGGAAACTGCAGGAAGTTGAGCAACAGGTGGCGACCTTGCAGGAGAAGCTGCAGGAAACAGAGCGAcgggaggaggagaagaaccTTGCTGCCCAGGAAGTGAGGAGGAAGGAGGTGGAGCGGCGGCAGGAGCTGCTGGCTGTGGCTCATGAGGCCTTAGCTGAGAAGGATGCCGAGCTGGAGAAGAAAGCCGGGGAGATCAGCAG GCTGAAGCTGGAGGCTCAAGAGGAGGCGCAGCAGGTGAAGAGCCTCCGTCTGGAGCTTCAGAGGAAGGAGGATGACTCGTCCGACCTCAGAGAGAAGCTGGCTGACTACAGGAAGCAGGTCCAGCAGGTCCAGAAGGAG GTGTCGGCCATGAGAGCAGAGGAGACGGCCCTGAAGCAGAAGCTTTCTGACTCGGAAAAAACCAAGAAGCAGCTGCAGTCGGACCTGAGCAGCAGAGACAGAACCATCCAGCAGCTCAGAGCC GAGCAACAGGACTCTAAGGCTGCCCAGCTCTACCAGGAGGCCTGTAAAG agctgcaggCCAAGCAGCAGGTGATGGAGGACATGCGGCTGGCGCTGACGGAGCAGGAGGAGACGCAGCAGCAGATGGAGCAGGTCCTGGACGACAAGATGCGTCTGATGCAGGAGCTCTCTGCAG AGGTGGAGAAGCTGAAGGGGAAGCTGCTGGAGCAGAACAGAGGGTCCGGCCGACCTTCAGACGATCTCGGGCTGGCCAGAGACGAAGCTTCCCGAGCCCAGCAGAGCTTAAAG GTGTTGACAGAGAAACAGCAGGCTGAAcgcaggaagtggcaggaggagAAGCTGTCTCTGATTGGCCAGGCCAAAGAGGCAGAGGACAAGAGGAACCAAGAGATGAGGAAGTTTGCTGAAGACCGAGAGCGCTACTGTCGCCAGCAGAGCCTCCTG GAGTCCAGgctggaggagaaggaggcAGCCATGGAGAGCTGGAGGGCGGAGCGGGACACGCTGGTCGCCGCTCTGGAGGTACAGCTGCAGAAGCTGCTGGCCAGCCAGGCGGACAAAGACAAGCTCATcaaggagctgcagcagcagagcgcAGCATCACCAGCTGGG gcTAATGGTGGCCGTCGTTCTCTCAGAGTGGCAGAGCTGCAGGCAGCTCTAGTGGAGAAGGAAGCAGAGATCGAGCGGCTGAAGGAAAACCTccagaaaaacacagcagagcag aGTGACAGTTCTGCTCTGGCTAAGAAAGCAAAGGCTGAACCGCTGCAGCCAGAGAGGAGGGAGACAAGATCGTCTGCCAGCAGTCGG GGTTCGTCCGGCTTCCCCTCGGTGCTGGAGTCCTCCGAGGTTTCCACGGAAACGGGCCGGACGAGCCGCTTCCCCCGGCCGGAGTTGGAGATCTCGTTCAGCCCGCTGCAGCCCAACCGCCTGGCGCTGCGGCGGCAGGGCGACGACAGCGCCGTCACCGTCAAGATCAGCCGGACTGGACGCAAGAGGAAGAGCGGCGAGATGGAGAAG tctCACATTTTCAGGAGGACTAAGAGACGAACAGCACGCCAG GAGGAAGTGGAGACGGAGAACCGGAGGAACACCAGAACCAAACTCACACCAAAGCTGAGCCCACGGACAGAGGAG AGCGCTACCTCCCAGAGCAGCCTCCGCAGCAGGAAGGACGGCACGCTGCAGAAGATCGGAGACTTCCTGCAGAGGTCCCCGACCGTGCTGGGCTCTGGAG CCAAGAAGATGATGAGCCTGGTCAGCGGCCGTGTGGATGCCCAGtcagcctcttcctcctcttcctcctcttcccccCTCCGTTTGACGACCaagaggagcagaaagaaaCTCTACAGGCCTGAAATCTCCTGCCCCATGGAAATGCCCTCCCACCCG ATTATTAACCAGGAGACGAAGGACGGCGACGGCAGCCAGCAGATCAAGCTGCGCCTCCGCTCCAGAGTGGCTAAATGCTAG